GCGGCGACCTTGTCTTTCATCATAAAGGATACCCCTGTACGTCGTTCAAAGAGCCTTGAGCCCGGCCACGTCTTCTACACTCTGGGCGGCCGCGCCCTTGGCAATGCGCTTGATCAGACCAGCCAGCACCTTGCCCGGGCCAATCTCGATGAAACGCTCGACGCCGAGCTCGGCCATCTTCTGTACCGACTCGTCCCAGCGTACCGGGGCACTCACCTGGGCAACCAGCAATTCCTTGACCCGCCCGGCGTCACTGTTGGGCGCCGCTTCGACATTGGAGACCACCGGACTCCGCAACGGCCCGACGGTAATCCCCGCCAACGCTTCCCGCAGACGTTCCCCGGCCGGGAGCATCAGCGAGCAGTGGAAAGGGGCACTGACCGGCAGCGGCATAGCCCGCTTGGCCCCTTTGGCCTTGGCCAGTTCAATCGCCCGTTCCACGGCCGTGGCGTGACCGGCGATGACCACCTGACCGGGGCTATTGAAATTTGCGGGCGAAACGACCTGACCCTGCGCCGCCTCCCGGCAAACCGCCTCGAGCTCGACGGTATCCAGCCCGAGGATGGCCGCCATCGCACCAACCCCGACGGGTACGG
This genomic window from Desulfuromonadales bacterium contains:
- the fabD gene encoding ACP S-malonyltransferase, translating into MIAFVFPGQGSQYAGMGKDLSDNFPAARQIFEEANDALGFDLATLCYNGPEDELKLTTNTQPAILTVSTAALKVLEQESGLRPAYVAGHSLGEYSALVAAGALSFADAVRTVRQRGAFMQEAVPVGVGAMAAILGLDTVELEAVCREAAQGQVVSPANFNSPGQVVIAGHATAVERAIELAKAKGAKRAMPLPVSAPFHCSLMLPAGERLREALAGITVGPLRSPVVSNVEAAPNSDAGRVKELLVAQVSAPVRWDESVQKMAELGVERFIEIGPGKVLAGLIKRIAKGAAAQSVEDVAGLKAL